One window from the genome of Haladaptatus paucihalophilus DX253 encodes:
- a CDS encoding phosphoglycerol geranylgeranyltransferase, which yields MTAPWDDWDHITKLDPDKSLADGDTFADVCATGTDALEIGGTLDMTQDKMQRVIDACAEYDVPLYQEPSNPAVVVESDALDGYLVPTVLNTRDVAWIAGLHKEWIRMADVDWSETHTEGYIILNPEASVAEYADADCDQTPEDVAAYAELAEKMLGQQIIYIECSGTFGDPKTVKMAQEALDEATLFYGGGIRDYESANTMAAHADIVVVGDLVHDEGVEAVRETVEGAKDAKKARAESA from the coding sequence ATGACTGCGCCATGGGACGACTGGGACCATATAACTAAACTCGATCCGGACAAGAGCCTCGCGGATGGCGATACGTTCGCCGACGTGTGCGCGACGGGGACGGACGCGCTCGAAATCGGTGGCACGCTGGATATGACGCAGGATAAGATGCAGCGGGTCATCGACGCCTGTGCCGAGTACGACGTGCCGCTCTATCAAGAGCCGAGTAACCCGGCCGTGGTCGTGGAGAGCGACGCGCTGGACGGCTATCTCGTCCCGACCGTGCTGAACACGCGAGACGTGGCGTGGATAGCCGGACTCCACAAGGAGTGGATTCGGATGGCGGACGTGGACTGGTCGGAGACGCACACGGAGGGCTACATCATCCTGAACCCCGAGGCGAGCGTCGCGGAATACGCCGACGCCGATTGTGACCAGACGCCGGAGGACGTGGCGGCCTACGCCGAACTCGCGGAGAAGATGCTCGGCCAGCAGATAATTTACATCGAGTGCTCGGGTACGTTCGGCGACCCGAAAACCGTGAAGATGGCACAGGAAGCGTTGGACGAGGCGACGCTGTTCTACGGCGGCGGCATCCGCGACTACGAATCGGCGAACACGATGGCGGCGCACGCCGATATCGTGGTCGTCGGCGACCTCGTGCACGACGAGGGCGTCGAGGCCGTCCGCGAGACGGTCGAAGGTGCGAAAGACGCGAAGAAGGCGCGCGCGGAATCGGCGTAA
- a CDS encoding DNA topoisomerase I → MELIITEKDNAARRIADILSGESAEADRQNGVNVYKWGGKRCIGLSGHVVGVDFPPEYNDWRDVEPVELIDASVEKQPTKENIVRTLRLLARDASRVTIATDYDREGELIGKEAWELVREVNEDVPIQRVRFSSITKNEVSSAFENPDELDFDLAAAGEARQIIDLIWGAALTRFLSLSARQLGNDFISVGRVQSPTLKLIVDREREIQAFDPEEYWEMFADLQKDDEAFESQYFYRDEDGNEAERVWDEETAEKAYETLESATQATVDSVSRRTRTDTPPAPFNTTQFIRAAGSLGYSAQRAMSIAEDLYTAGYITYPRTDNTVYPDDLDPEELLDTFVGNYHFGDDADGLLEQDDIEPTEGDEETTDHPPIHPTEDIPTKGELGDDEWDVYELVVRRFFATVAESAKWEHLKVVSTVDDLTLKANGKRLLKEGYHAVYPYFNTSENYVPNVEEGEDLSIIDTRIEDKQTQPPRRYGQSRLIEKMEKMGIGTKSTRHNTIQKLYDRGYLESDPPRPTRLAQAVVKAAEDYADLVVSETMTRELEEDMTAIAEGEADLEDVADSSREILATVFDDLEESREEIGKQLQQSLKEDKTLGPCPECGEDLLVRQSRRGSYFVGCDGYPDCTYTLPLPNKGKPLILDETCEDHDLREVKILAGRSTFVHGCPLCKAEEAEEAEDRIIGECPQCGEGAGSESQRDEGGETAEEHGGELAIKKLQTGSRLVGCTRYPDCDYSLPLPRRGEIEVTDERCEEHDLPELVIHNDTEQSSAGQSDESDDGDEPWELGCPICNYEEFKQRERKSGLEVIDGIGAKTAEKLAEAGIDTIDDLKDAEAETVAEQVNGVSEDRLRNWQAKAD, encoded by the coding sequence GTGGAACTCATCATCACCGAGAAGGACAACGCCGCACGTCGAATCGCCGACATACTTTCCGGCGAGAGTGCGGAGGCCGACCGACAGAACGGCGTCAACGTCTACAAGTGGGGCGGGAAGCGCTGCATCGGTTTGTCGGGCCACGTCGTCGGAGTGGATTTTCCACCCGAGTACAACGACTGGCGCGACGTGGAACCGGTAGAACTCATCGACGCGAGCGTCGAGAAACAGCCGACGAAGGAGAACATCGTTCGGACGCTCCGCCTGCTCGCGCGTGATGCGAGTCGGGTGACGATTGCGACGGACTACGACCGCGAGGGCGAACTCATCGGGAAGGAAGCGTGGGAACTCGTCCGCGAGGTGAACGAGGACGTGCCCATCCAACGCGTTCGATTCTCGTCGATTACGAAAAACGAGGTCTCTTCGGCCTTCGAGAACCCGGACGAACTCGATTTCGATCTGGCGGCCGCGGGCGAAGCCCGCCAGATAATCGACCTCATCTGGGGGGCCGCACTGACGCGATTCCTCTCGCTCTCGGCGCGACAACTCGGCAACGACTTCATCAGCGTCGGGCGCGTCCAGAGTCCCACGCTGAAGCTCATCGTGGACCGGGAACGCGAGATTCAGGCGTTCGACCCCGAGGAGTACTGGGAGATGTTCGCCGACCTGCAGAAGGACGACGAGGCGTTCGAATCGCAGTACTTCTACCGCGACGAGGACGGCAACGAGGCGGAACGCGTCTGGGACGAGGAGACGGCCGAGAAAGCGTACGAAACCCTCGAATCGGCCACGCAGGCGACCGTCGATAGCGTCTCGCGGCGGACGCGAACCGACACCCCGCCCGCGCCGTTCAACACGACGCAGTTCATCCGCGCGGCGGGCAGCCTCGGCTACTCCGCCCAGCGCGCGATGAGCATCGCGGAAGACCTCTACACCGCCGGATACATCACGTACCCGCGGACCGACAACACCGTCTACCCGGACGATTTGGACCCAGAGGAACTGCTCGATACGTTCGTCGGAAACTACCACTTCGGCGACGACGCGGACGGCCTGCTCGAACAAGACGACATCGAACCGACCGAGGGCGACGAGGAGACGACCGACCACCCGCCGATTCACCCGACCGAGGACATCCCGACGAAGGGCGAGTTGGGCGACGACGAGTGGGACGTGTACGAACTCGTGGTTCGACGCTTCTTCGCCACCGTCGCCGAGTCGGCGAAGTGGGAACACCTCAAGGTGGTCTCCACGGTGGACGACCTGACCCTCAAGGCCAACGGAAAGCGCCTCCTCAAAGAGGGCTACCACGCCGTCTACCCGTACTTCAACACCAGCGAGAACTACGTGCCGAACGTGGAGGAAGGGGAAGACCTGTCCATCATCGACACGCGAATCGAGGACAAACAGACCCAACCGCCGCGCCGGTACGGTCAGTCGCGGCTCATCGAGAAGATGGAGAAGATGGGAATCGGGACGAAATCGACCCGCCACAACACCATCCAGAAGCTCTACGACCGAGGTTACCTCGAAAGCGACCCGCCGCGGCCGACCCGCCTCGCGCAGGCGGTCGTGAAGGCCGCGGAGGATTACGCCGACCTCGTGGTGAGCGAGACGATGACCCGCGAACTCGAAGAGGACATGACCGCCATCGCGGAAGGCGAGGCGGACTTGGAGGACGTGGCCGATTCGTCGCGCGAAATCCTCGCAACGGTGTTCGACGACTTGGAGGAGTCGCGCGAGGAGATCGGCAAACAGCTCCAACAGTCGCTGAAGGAGGACAAGACGCTGGGGCCGTGTCCCGAGTGCGGAGAGGACCTGCTCGTGCGCCAGAGCAGACGCGGGTCGTACTTCGTCGGCTGTGACGGGTATCCCGACTGCACCTACACGCTCCCGCTGCCGAACAAGGGCAAACCGCTCATCCTGGACGAGACGTGCGAAGACCACGACCTCCGCGAGGTGAAGATACTCGCCGGACGAAGCACCTTCGTCCACGGCTGTCCGCTCTGCAAGGCGGAGGAGGCCGAGGAAGCCGAAGACCGGATCATCGGGGAGTGTCCCCAGTGTGGGGAAGGCGCTGGGTCGGAGAGCCAGCGAGACGAAGGCGGTGAAACCGCCGAAGAACACGGCGGCGAACTCGCCATCAAAAAGCTCCAGACCGGTTCCCGACTCGTCGGCTGTACGCGCTATCCCGACTGTGACTACTCGCTGCCGCTCCCCCGCCGGGGCGAAATCGAAGTGACCGACGAGCGGTGCGAGGAACACGACCTCCCGGAACTCGTCATCCACAACGACACCGAGCAAAGCTCGGCTGGCCAATCGGACGAGTCCGATGACGGGGACGAACCGTGGGAACTCGGCTGTCCCATCTGCAACTACGAGGAGTTCAAACAGCGCGAACGCAAGAGCGGGCTCGAAGTCATCGACGGCATCGGTGCGAAGACCGCCGAAAAGCTCGCCGAGGCCGGTATCGACACCATCGACGACCTGAAAGACGCCGAGGCCGAGACGGTTGCCGAGCAGGTCAACGGCGTCAGCGAAGATAGATTGCGAAACTGGCAGGCGAAAGCGGACTGA
- a CDS encoding ABC transporter ATP-binding protein produces the protein MSALETVGLTKYYGETRGIEDLTLSVESGEVFGYLGPNGAGKTTTIRTLLGFIAPTDGEATVLGYDVRDERALIEAKKRIGYLPSDPGFDEGATGTQFLDYQASLKGDDRREELLELFDAPVERAIEEYSRGNKQKLAIVSAFMHDPDLVIMDEPTSGLDPLMQERFYDFLEDEQERGVTFFFSSHILSEVRKVCDRVGIIRDGKLVTTEDVETLLDRNGKRVRLRTNEPVAREEFEFAGVHDLVLDGAVQFTYTGEYDVLLDRLSDYHVVDVDIEEAPLDEVFMRFYGGEASTDEAGEVSASEGGEVDA, from the coding sequence ATGTCCGCACTCGAAACGGTCGGTCTGACGAAGTACTACGGAGAGACGCGGGGTATCGAAGACCTGACGCTCTCCGTCGAATCGGGCGAGGTGTTCGGCTACCTCGGCCCGAACGGAGCCGGGAAGACGACGACGATTCGGACGCTGCTCGGATTCATCGCCCCGACGGACGGGGAGGCGACGGTGCTCGGGTACGACGTGCGCGACGAACGTGCGCTCATCGAAGCGAAAAAACGCATCGGCTACCTGCCGAGCGACCCCGGATTCGACGAAGGCGCGACCGGAACGCAGTTTCTGGACTACCAAGCGTCGCTGAAGGGCGACGACCGACGGGAGGAATTACTCGAACTCTTCGACGCCCCCGTCGAGCGGGCTATCGAGGAGTACTCGCGGGGGAACAAACAGAAGCTCGCCATCGTCTCGGCGTTCATGCACGACCCCGACCTCGTTATCATGGACGAACCGACCTCGGGACTCGACCCGCTGATGCAAGAGCGGTTCTACGACTTCCTCGAAGACGAGCAGGAGCGCGGCGTGACGTTCTTCTTTTCGAGTCACATCTTGAGCGAGGTTCGGAAGGTCTGTGACCGCGTGGGCATCATCCGCGACGGAAAGCTCGTCACGACCGAGGACGTGGAGACGCTCCTCGACCGGAACGGCAAGCGCGTGCGGCTTCGAACGAACGAACCGGTGGCCCGCGAGGAGTTCGAGTTCGCGGGCGTCCACGACCTCGTGCTCGACGGCGCGGTGCAGTTCACCTACACGGGGGAGTACGACGTGCTCTTGGACCGTCTCTCCGACTATCACGTCGTAGACGTCGATATCGAAGAGGCACCGCTCGACGAGGTGTTCATGCGGTTCTACGGCGGCGAAGCGAGCACCGACGAGGCGGGTGAAGTTTCCGCGAGCGAGGGAGGTGAAGTCGATGCTTGA